A stretch of Paenibacillus mucilaginosus 3016 DNA encodes these proteins:
- a CDS encoding cache domain-containing sensor histidine kinase — MRRMDLRDTLHRQPLLHKFILVSLVLISLPLLVASTVSYLGYSASIQRNVGKYQGDAVRELTANIDTYMKELGLLSTLPYQQPEVMRFLASARQEGRPPSFDERAALEELVKLVFTNGRVDVVGLYLYGERGAAYVLRPDSAAHFSAPGWREESWVEAASRTGRGVYIGLHEVRSTSGAPFEVFSLARKLRSLETGEDLGYIVLDVDVRSVRSKLDQMSTSPYEEVALVDNQGSTVYTKGTGLSGEPLAGYRGAGTLNVTREGREELLTYRTSEVTGWTTVKTVPMAVLLQETESVRRSIVGIGLLCLLLGVVLSVWLSLRITRPLSRLRSVMKRVERGELGVSVPIESRDEVGQLSQTFNLMVSRLSDLGYRLYESEIREKDSQIAALQSQINPHFLYNTLGSISMYAELGGSREVVRMTNNLSRLLRYSIGSNRHEVPLSQELEHVNGYMAIQGIRYEERLTFITEIGEELLGFAVIRLILQPVVENCIIHGFEKGWGSGTIRLSAVRENGCMRITVADDGPGMEPIRLQELRRKILEAPLPDGPGGHGLVNVHRRIALRYGNRYGLTVDSGPGRGTSVSLLLPLVSMREDGHPSREREERYADHTDRG, encoded by the coding sequence ATGAGACGGATGGATCTTCGCGATACCCTGCATCGTCAGCCGCTGCTTCACAAATTTATCCTCGTGAGCCTGGTTCTGATCTCTCTGCCTCTTCTTGTCGCGAGCACGGTCAGCTATCTGGGCTACTCGGCCTCAATCCAGCGCAATGTCGGCAAGTATCAGGGGGATGCCGTCCGGGAGCTGACCGCCAACATCGATACGTACATGAAGGAGCTCGGCCTGCTGTCGACCCTGCCTTACCAGCAGCCGGAGGTGATGCGGTTCCTGGCATCCGCGCGCCAGGAGGGCCGGCCTCCGTCGTTCGACGAACGGGCTGCCCTCGAAGAGCTGGTGAAGCTTGTGTTCACGAACGGGCGGGTCGACGTGGTGGGGCTGTATCTCTACGGCGAGCGGGGGGCGGCCTACGTGCTCCGGCCGGACAGCGCCGCTCACTTCTCCGCGCCCGGCTGGCGGGAGGAGTCCTGGGTGGAGGCGGCCTCCCGTACGGGCCGGGGCGTGTACATTGGGCTGCATGAAGTGAGATCCACCAGCGGCGCCCCGTTCGAGGTCTTCTCGCTGGCCCGCAAGCTGCGGAGCCTCGAGACCGGCGAGGACCTCGGGTATATCGTGCTCGATGTCGATGTTCGCAGCGTCCGGAGCAAGCTGGACCAAATGTCCACCTCACCCTACGAGGAAGTGGCCCTGGTGGACAATCAGGGCTCTACCGTCTACACGAAGGGCACCGGTCTGTCCGGAGAACCGCTGGCAGGCTACCGGGGGGCAGGGACGCTGAACGTCACCCGGGAGGGCCGTGAGGAGCTGCTGACCTACCGGACCTCCGAGGTCACAGGCTGGACCACGGTGAAGACGGTCCCCATGGCGGTGCTCCTGCAGGAGACCGAGAGTGTGCGCCGTTCGATCGTCGGCATCGGCCTGCTCTGCCTGCTGCTCGGTGTTGTGCTGTCGGTCTGGCTCTCCCTGCGCATTACGCGGCCCCTCAGCCGCCTGCGCAGCGTCATGAAGCGGGTGGAGCGCGGGGAGCTGGGTGTGTCCGTGCCGATCGAGAGCCGGGATGAGGTCGGGCAGCTCAGCCAGACGTTCAACCTGATGGTCTCGCGCCTCAGCGATCTCGGCTACCGGCTCTATGAGTCGGAGATCCGGGAGAAGGATTCCCAGATCGCCGCGCTGCAGAGCCAGATTAATCCGCATTTTTTGTACAACACGCTCGGTTCCATCTCGATGTACGCGGAGCTTGGCGGCAGCCGGGAGGTGGTCCGGATGACGAATAACCTGAGCCGCCTGCTCCGCTACAGCATCGGCAGCAACCGGCATGAGGTGCCGCTGTCGCAGGAGCTCGAGCACGTGAACGGGTACATGGCCATTCAAGGCATCCGGTATGAGGAGCGGCTGACCTTCATCACGGAGATCGGGGAGGAGCTGCTCGGCTTCGCGGTGATCCGCCTGATCCTCCAGCCGGTTGTCGAGAACTGCATCATCCACGGCTTCGAAAAAGGCTGGGGCAGCGGAACGATCCGGCTCAGCGCCGTCCGGGAGAACGGCTGCATGCGGATCACCGTTGCGGATGACGGGCCGGGCATGGAGCCTATCCGGCTGCAGGAGCTGCGCCGGAAAATTCTGGAGGCCCCGCTGCCGGACGGTCCGGGAGGGCATGGGCTGGTGAATGTGCACCGGCGGATCGCCCTGAGGTACGGGAACCGGTACGGGCTGACCGTCGACAGCGGACCGGGAAGAGGCACAAGCGTCAGCCTGCTGCTTCCCCTCGTCAGCATGAGGGAAGACGGACACCCCAGCAGAGAAAGGGAGGAACGGTATGCCGACCATACTGATCGTGGATGA
- a CDS encoding response regulator, whose product MPTILIVDDESIFRRGLEHMLAELSPDWTVSGTARDGVEALERMEACLPDVVITDIRMPRMDGIQLQSIIKEQYPRVRCIVMSGYSDFAYARESLKMGAKDYLMKPPEWEELFGTLSKLKEEWLEESVRRQESAEGDREEKQVRLQLRQHILSSLVAGTVQEEELELLDRVGLSFPYPSWTCCVVHLDRDSVTAGRYSLADPSLFALFISQFVQELIPPRMRGEVFIAGDSKVVALLNHEAGEPEHEEVVRLAKRVCHQIRTLSSLTVTIGVGGAAGDLESAARSFAEAEMALLYRLVQGGDRVLAYEATAGHAGRKAELPGSDWRLLEEALLEGRTADAGAAARQWAGELVSRSADPGAIQQQVCKTVLHFYEAAVRRDCVQAWLGAKEVKQVLAELCSISSRTELTEAFGGILGRLAAVLSSRRADAAVHPVDGVLAYIREHYAEPITLSGAAEKVYLNPSYLSTLFKSRLGVSFIEYLTNLRVEEAKKRLLYSREKIASIAEASGFSNIRHFNRVFKSATGLTPLEFRKERRGEDPL is encoded by the coding sequence ATGCCGACCATACTGATCGTGGATGACGAGTCGATTTTTCGCAGAGGGCTGGAGCATATGCTGGCGGAGCTGTCGCCCGACTGGACGGTCAGCGGTACGGCCAGGGACGGGGTGGAGGCGCTGGAGCGGATGGAAGCCTGCCTGCCCGACGTGGTGATCACGGATATCCGGATGCCCCGGATGGACGGCATCCAGCTGCAGTCGATCATTAAGGAACAATACCCCCGGGTGCGCTGCATCGTGATGAGCGGCTACAGCGACTTTGCCTACGCCCGGGAGTCGCTGAAGATGGGGGCGAAGGATTATCTTATGAAGCCTCCCGAGTGGGAAGAGCTCTTCGGCACGCTCTCCAAGCTGAAGGAGGAGTGGCTCGAAGAGAGCGTGAGACGGCAGGAGTCCGCGGAGGGGGACCGGGAGGAGAAGCAGGTGCGGCTGCAGCTCCGCCAGCACATCCTCTCTTCACTGGTGGCGGGCACGGTCCAGGAGGAGGAGCTGGAGCTGCTGGACCGCGTGGGCCTGAGCTTCCCTTACCCGAGCTGGACATGCTGCGTGGTCCATCTCGACCGCGATTCGGTCACGGCAGGGCGGTATTCGCTTGCGGATCCTTCGCTCTTCGCGCTCTTCATCTCCCAGTTCGTGCAGGAGCTCATTCCTCCGCGGATGCGGGGAGAGGTCTTCATCGCCGGAGACTCGAAGGTGGTGGCTCTCCTGAACCATGAAGCAGGCGAACCGGAGCATGAGGAGGTGGTCCGCCTGGCGAAGCGCGTATGCCATCAGATCCGGACCCTGTCGAGCCTGACGGTCACGATCGGGGTGGGCGGCGCGGCAGGCGATCTCGAGTCGGCGGCGCGCTCGTTCGCCGAGGCGGAGATGGCGCTGCTGTACCGCCTGGTGCAGGGCGGCGACCGCGTGCTGGCGTACGAGGCCACCGCCGGGCACGCGGGGCGGAAGGCGGAGCTGCCCGGCAGCGACTGGCGCCTGCTGGAGGAAGCGCTCCTGGAGGGCCGTACGGCGGATGCCGGGGCGGCGGCCCGCCAGTGGGCGGGCGAGCTCGTCAGCCGCAGCGCCGACCCGGGTGCGATCCAGCAGCAGGTCTGCAAGACCGTGCTGCACTTCTACGAGGCGGCGGTGAGGCGGGACTGCGTGCAGGCGTGGCTCGGGGCGAAGGAGGTCAAGCAGGTGCTGGCGGAGCTGTGCTCGATCTCCTCGCGGACCGAGCTCACGGAGGCGTTCGGCGGGATCCTCGGCCGCCTCGCGGCCGTGTTGTCCTCCCGAAGGGCGGATGCAGCCGTGCATCCGGTGGACGGGGTGCTGGCATATATCCGCGAGCATTATGCGGAGCCCATTACACTGAGCGGGGCGGCTGAGAAGGTGTACCTGAACCCCTCCTACCTCAGCACCCTGTTCAAGAGCCGGCTCGGAGTGTCGTTCATCGAATATTTGACGAACCTGCGGGTGGAGGAGGCGAAGAAGCGGCTGCTGTATTCACGGGAGAAGATCGCCTCCATCGCGGAGGCGTCGGGCTTCTCGAACATCCGGCACTTCAACCGGGTGTTCAAGTCGGCCACCGGCCTTACGCCGCTGGAGTTCCGGAAGGAGCGCCGCGGGGAGGACCCGCTGTAA